The following are encoded together in the Gemmatimonadaceae bacterium genome:
- a CDS encoding molybdopterin cofactor-binding domain-containing protein, with product MTTSLTNERVSRRQFIRASALVGGGVLLASYFEPFAGATALAESAGAPSGAGDFVPNAYIRIAPTGVVTIVAKNPEIGQGMKTMLPMLIADELDVEWKDVRIEQASLDTTAFQNQFAGGSTATPNNWLLMRRVGAAARAMLVTAAAQAWNVPESECETRSGVVHHKASGRSVRYGDLGEKASTIPAPDLERVRLKDPSQFRIIGTRVPGVDNHAIVTGKPMYGIDVTLPGMLYAVYEKCPVFAGKVASANIDDVKKERGVKHVFVVEGGPQLAGLLGGVAIVADSWWYAKNARQALKVTWNEGATAEQSSVGFATKAAELSKQPPQRTLRKDGDVDAALSSAKVLHAEYFYPFISHAPLEPQNTTASYRDGKLEIWAPSQTPAAGRALVARTLGMKEDDITIHLTRTGGGFGRRLNNDYMVEAAWIAKQAGVPVKLLWTREDDIRHDFYRPAGFHYFTGAVDSNGRLAALRDHFVSFGEGDRFAPSAGISPNEFPARYIPNCEIGASVMPLGVPTGALRAPQSNGLSFAFQSFLDELAHAAGKDPVQFRLDLLANTPIADPTPAAGQQPPPPGFTFDAGRMRGVLEMVAEKSGWGKQKLARGTGKGVAFYFSHRGYFAEVAQVTVSKAGALKVDKIWVAGDIGSQIINPLNAENQVQGAVLDGLAEALGQEITIDRGRTVQSNFHDFKLLRLAQACPVEVHFLTTANPPTGLGEPALPPVPPAVCNAIFDAIGKRVRVLPLSKTDLSWS from the coding sequence ATGACAACAAGCCTAACGAACGAGCGCGTCAGCCGCCGTCAGTTCATTCGCGCCAGTGCCCTCGTCGGTGGCGGCGTGCTGCTCGCCAGCTATTTCGAACCGTTCGCTGGAGCGACAGCGCTCGCGGAATCGGCCGGCGCCCCGAGCGGCGCGGGCGACTTTGTGCCCAACGCGTACATCCGCATCGCGCCAACCGGCGTGGTGACGATCGTCGCGAAGAATCCCGAGATTGGGCAAGGCATGAAGACGATGCTCCCGATGCTCATCGCCGACGAGCTGGACGTCGAGTGGAAGGACGTACGCATCGAGCAGGCATCGCTCGACACGACGGCGTTCCAGAATCAATTCGCGGGGGGCAGCACGGCGACGCCGAACAACTGGCTGCTGATGCGTCGCGTGGGCGCGGCGGCGCGCGCGATGCTCGTCACCGCTGCAGCGCAAGCCTGGAATGTGCCGGAGTCGGAGTGCGAGACGCGATCCGGCGTCGTTCACCACAAAGCCAGCGGACGAAGCGTTCGCTACGGCGATCTCGGTGAGAAGGCGTCAACGATTCCCGCGCCCGATCTCGAGAGAGTCCGGCTCAAAGATCCAAGTCAATTTCGCATCATCGGTACACGAGTGCCGGGCGTCGACAATCACGCGATCGTTACCGGAAAGCCGATGTATGGCATCGACGTCACGCTTCCGGGCATGCTGTACGCCGTGTACGAGAAATGCCCGGTCTTCGCCGGCAAGGTCGCCAGCGCGAATATCGACGACGTAAAGAAGGAGCGCGGCGTCAAGCACGTGTTCGTCGTCGAGGGCGGGCCGCAACTCGCCGGACTGCTCGGCGGGGTCGCGATCGTTGCCGACAGTTGGTGGTACGCCAAGAACGCTCGGCAAGCGCTCAAGGTGACATGGAACGAAGGAGCGACTGCCGAGCAGTCGAGCGTCGGCTTCGCGACGAAAGCGGCCGAACTCTCGAAGCAGCCGCCGCAACGAACGCTCCGCAAAGATGGTGACGTCGACGCGGCCCTCTCGAGTGCGAAAGTTCTGCACGCCGAGTACTTCTATCCTTTCATCTCGCACGCCCCACTCGAGCCACAGAACACGACGGCGTCGTACCGTGACGGCAAGCTCGAGATCTGGGCGCCGAGCCAGACGCCAGCCGCGGGCCGAGCGCTCGTCGCTCGCACGTTAGGCATGAAGGAAGACGACATTACGATCCACCTTACCCGCACCGGCGGCGGATTCGGCCGACGGCTGAACAACGATTACATGGTCGAGGCGGCGTGGATCGCGAAGCAGGCAGGCGTTCCGGTGAAGCTGCTGTGGACTCGCGAAGACGATATCCGTCATGACTTCTATCGGCCCGCGGGCTTCCACTATTTCACGGGTGCCGTCGATTCCAACGGTCGGCTCGCCGCGTTACGCGACCATTTCGTGTCGTTTGGCGAGGGCGATCGCTTTGCGCCGAGTGCGGGGATCTCGCCCAACGAGTTTCCGGCGCGCTACATCCCGAATTGCGAGATTGGCGCGTCGGTGATGCCGTTAGGCGTGCCGACCGGGGCACTCCGTGCGCCGCAGAGCAATGGGCTCTCGTTCGCGTTCCAGTCGTTCCTCGACGAGCTCGCGCACGCCGCGGGGAAAGATCCCGTCCAGTTCCGATTGGATCTGCTGGCAAACACGCCGATCGCGGATCCGACTCCCGCCGCCGGGCAACAGCCGCCACCGCCAGGATTCACCTTCGATGCTGGCCGAATGCGCGGTGTGCTCGAGATGGTGGCAGAGAAGTCGGGATGGGGAAAGCAGAAGCTGGCGCGCGGTACCGGAAAAGGTGTCGCGTTCTACTTCAGCCATCGCGGTTATTTCGCCGAGGTCGCGCAGGTGACGGTGAGCAAGGCTGGCGCACTCAAGGTCGACAAGATCTGGGTCGCGGGGGACATTGGGAGCCAGATCATCAATCCGCTCAACGCGGAGAACCAGGTGCAGGGAGCAGTGCTCGACGGACTTGCCGAGGCGTTAGGCCAGGAGATCACGATCGACCGCGGTCGCACCGTGCAGAGCAACTTCCATGATTTCAAGCTCCTTCGTCTGGCTCAGGCATGCCCGGTCGAGGTGCATTTCCTGACGACGGCGAATCCGCCGACGGGCCTCGGCGAACCGGCACTGCCGCCGGTACCGCCGGCGGTGTGTAACGCGATTTTCGATGCAATCGGGAAGCGGGTCCGCGTTCTGCCCCTGTCGAAGACTGACTTGTCGTGGTCTTGA
- a CDS encoding peptidyl-alpha-hydroxyglycine alpha-amidating lyase family protein, with amino-acid sequence MKPHRVVAALLFCLTPLLAARSQVTAQGATMSPTNDLPNPYRTIEGWAQLGRSWGATSAVEIDRDGHSVWVAERCGANSCAGSNLPAIFKFDANGTLVTSFGAGMFLSPHGIFVDRDDNVWVTDCACTGGRGASADTSRPAKGHQVFEFSPTGKLLMTLGKAGGGTGTEYFMQPNDVLVAPNGDIFVAEGHSSAPGSTARVLKFSKDGKLIKSWGTFGHGPDDLDQPHALAMDSRGRLFVGDRGNNRIKIFDQDGKLLDTWYQFSRPSGIFIDANDNIYVADSESGSVAKDRTTWKRGIRIGNARDGSVKTLIPDPAENPPSTSAAEGVAADANGVIYGAEVGPRALKRYVKP; translated from the coding sequence ATGAAGCCTCATCGAGTCGTTGCTGCGCTGCTGTTTTGCCTAACGCCACTCCTGGCGGCGCGATCTCAGGTCACGGCGCAAGGCGCGACGATGTCGCCGACGAACGACCTCCCCAATCCCTACCGCACAATCGAGGGATGGGCGCAGCTCGGCCGAAGCTGGGGCGCAACGAGTGCCGTCGAAATCGATCGGGACGGACACAGCGTGTGGGTCGCCGAGCGCTGCGGCGCGAATAGCTGTGCAGGATCAAATCTGCCGGCGATCTTCAAGTTCGACGCGAACGGTACGTTAGTGACATCCTTTGGCGCGGGCATGTTCCTGTCGCCGCACGGGATCTTCGTCGACCGGGACGACAACGTGTGGGTCACCGACTGCGCATGCACTGGCGGGCGCGGCGCGTCCGCGGACACGTCGCGGCCGGCGAAAGGACATCAGGTTTTCGAGTTCAGTCCCACGGGGAAGCTACTGATGACCCTCGGGAAGGCCGGCGGTGGCACGGGCACGGAGTACTTCATGCAGCCGAACGACGTCCTCGTCGCGCCGAACGGGGACATCTTCGTTGCCGAGGGACATTCGTCCGCACCGGGAAGCACGGCGCGTGTGCTCAAGTTCTCGAAGGATGGAAAACTGATCAAAAGCTGGGGCACATTCGGGCATGGTCCCGATGATCTCGATCAGCCGCACGCGCTCGCGATGGACTCGCGCGGCCGGCTGTTCGTCGGCGATCGCGGAAATAACCGCATCAAAATCTTCGATCAGGATGGCAAGTTGCTCGATACGTGGTACCAGTTCAGCCGTCCGAGTGGAATCTTCATCGACGCGAACGACAATATCTATGTCGCCGATTCGGAGTCAGGATCGGTAGCGAAGGATCGGACGACGTGGAAGCGCGGGATTCGAATCGGCAACGCGCGCGATGGATCGGTGAAGACACTCATTCCCGATCCCGCGGAGAATCCGCCGAGCACGAGCGCAGCGGAAGGTGTTGCCGCGGACGCGAATGGAGTGATCTACGGCGCCGAGGTCGGGCCCCGGGCGTTGAAGAGGTATGTCAAGCCTTGA
- a CDS encoding aminotransferase class I/II-fold pyridoxal phosphate-dependent enzyme has protein sequence MGDGRRFSRRGFVGGVATALGYLTLEPSSRLFAQSIATATPRLRPTEDEYDTLAKLANNENPYGPSDAVMKAMTQAFKYANRYNYPDGGITEAIAKLHDVKEENVMLGSGSGEILDVVCNTYLRDGRKILSSEPSYDIVFQHVTAYKADSIRVPVLPDFRQDIPGLIKAARAYDRQIGFIYVCSPNNPTGRIVTKQEIKQLLDGIPEDMPVLIDEAYFHFVEDLDYATSIPYVTEGRPIIVTRTFSKIAALAGMRLGYAIAPKDMIRDMRPFTTGTINAIVKYGGVAALKDTATQAQVKRMTLDLRKKTTNELQSLGYAVIPSEANFFLVHVRRPVPQVIDEFKKRGVLVGRPFPPMMEHLRVSVGTADEMSRFISAFKEVVPQARTASKAS, from the coding sequence ATGGGGGACGGACGTAGATTCTCTCGCCGCGGATTCGTCGGTGGCGTCGCGACCGCGTTAGGCTATCTCACCCTCGAGCCGAGCTCGCGACTCTTCGCGCAGAGCATCGCCACGGCGACACCACGTCTACGGCCCACCGAGGACGAATACGACACGCTCGCGAAGCTCGCCAACAACGAGAACCCGTACGGCCCGTCCGATGCCGTGATGAAGGCGATGACGCAGGCATTCAAGTACGCGAATCGCTACAACTACCCGGACGGCGGCATCACCGAGGCAATTGCAAAGCTGCACGACGTGAAAGAGGAAAACGTCATGCTCGGCTCTGGCTCCGGTGAGATTCTCGACGTGGTGTGCAACACCTATCTCCGCGACGGACGGAAGATCCTCAGCTCGGAGCCGTCGTATGACATCGTCTTCCAGCACGTCACGGCGTACAAGGCCGACTCGATTCGCGTCCCCGTACTCCCGGATTTCCGTCAGGACATACCGGGCTTGATCAAGGCGGCACGAGCCTACGATCGACAGATCGGATTCATCTACGTGTGCAGCCCCAACAATCCCACGGGCCGCATCGTGACGAAGCAGGAGATCAAACAGCTGCTCGACGGTATCCCCGAGGACATGCCGGTACTCATCGACGAGGCGTACTTCCATTTCGTCGAAGATTTGGACTACGCGACGTCGATCCCGTATGTAACCGAGGGACGTCCGATCATCGTGACACGTACCTTCTCGAAGATCGCCGCGCTCGCCGGCATGCGACTCGGCTACGCGATCGCGCCGAAGGACATGATTCGCGACATGCGTCCGTTCACGACGGGCACGATCAACGCGATCGTGAAGTACGGAGGCGTTGCCGCTCTCAAGGACACGGCGACGCAGGCCCAAGTAAAGCGCATGACCCTCGACCTCCGCAAGAAGACGACGAACGAGCTCCAGAGCCTCGGCTACGCGGTGATACCTTCGGAGGCAAACTTCTTCCTGGTGCACGTTCGCCGACCTGTGCCGCAGGTGATCGACGAGTTCAAGAAGAGAGGGGTGCTCGTGGGACGTCCCTTCCCACCGATGATGGAGCATCTCCGGGTGTCCGTGGGGACGGCCGATGAGATGAGCAGATTCATATCGGCGTTCAAGGAAGTGGTGCCGCAGGCACGGACAG